One window of Microtus pennsylvanicus isolate mMicPen1 chromosome X, mMicPen1.hap1, whole genome shotgun sequence genomic DNA carries:
- the LOC142840636 gene encoding olfactory receptor 1468-like: MSPFTREDKFSLFRHSRTMHQGNRTTISGFFLLGLAVGSEQQLLIFTVFVCMYLVTMVGNTLIILAIISDTHLHSPMYFFLANLSFTDICFTTTTVPKLLADIQSRNPYISFEGCLTQMYFFMLLVDLDNFLLAAMAYDCYIAICHPLHYVALLSSKRCVLLVVIPWVISNLVSVLHLSLLSHLPFCERRVVPHFFCDLEPILRLACSDTKINNLLILVVGGAVIFIPFSFILLSYARIGAAVLAVPSVKGKWKTFSTCGSHLSAVSLFYGSIVGVYFLPASSYSAERDKVAAIMYTVVTPMMNTFIYSLRNTDIKRALRRLLSKRNFFLSW, encoded by the coding sequence ATGTCGCCATTTACCAGGGAAGATAAATTTTCCCTTTTTAGACACAGCAGAACCATGCACCAAGGAAACCGAACTACTATCTCTGGATTCTTCCTCCTGGGACTCGCAGTGGGGTCTGAGCAGCAGCTGCTCATCTTCAcagtgtttgtatgcatgtatctgGTCACTATGGTGGGAAACACACTTATCATTCTGGCTATTATCAGTGATACTCACCTCCACAGCCCTATGTACTTCTTCCTTGCCAATCTATCCTTCACTGACATCTGCTTCACGACCACGACAGTCCCTAAATTGCTGGCAGACATTCAAAGCCGGAATCCATACATCTCTTTTGAAGGATGCCTTacacaaatgtatttttttatgctCCTGGTGGACCTGGACAATTTCCTTTTGGCGGCCATGGCATACGACTGCTACATTGCCATCTGTCACCCATTACACTATGTTGCACTGCTAAGTTCCAAGCGCTGTGTCCTGTTGGTTGTGATTCCATGGGTTATCTCCAATCTTGTCTCAGTACTGCATCTCAGTCTACTAAGCCACTTGCCTTTCTGTGAACGGAGAGTAGTCCCACACTTCTTCTGTGATCTGGAACCCATTTTGAGGCTTGCTTGTTCAGACACTAAAATCAACAACTTGCTCATCCTCGTTGTTGGGGGAGCAGTTATCTTCATCCCTTTCAGTTTCATTCTCCTCTCCTATGCACGTATTGGCGCTGCTGTGCTTGCTGTCCCCTCCGTGAAAGGGAAGTGGAAGACATTTTCTACCTGTGGCTCCCACCTCTCAGCAGTGTCCCTCTTCTATGGGTCTATTGTTGGCGTCTACTTTCTTCCTGCTTCTAGCTACTCGGCAGAAAGGGATAAGGTGGCTGCCATCATGTATACAGTTGTAACACCCATGATGAACACTTTCATCTACAGTCTAAGGAACACAGACATAAAAAGGGCACTGAGGAGGCTTCTCagcaaaagaaatttttttttgagttggtgA